A genome region from Euphorbia lathyris chromosome 4, ddEupLath1.1, whole genome shotgun sequence includes the following:
- the LOC136226389 gene encoding putative F-box/LRR-repeat protein At5g02930 isoform X2, with protein sequence MSKKNKRVTLQSKEEDRISYLPDSLVQHILSFLPSTKDAIHTTLLSKRWHNQWTRVPVLIFHSAGMPIKKFSRFVDYTLLLCDCSKIKKFHMQTGDNHHVQDFIWNIKISFAIRKDVEELILDFRFNYLQQYRLPEFLFKHASLVKLHTYDCNFVSMPNGSISWGNLKALNIEHCHFPSKAIENILRGSPSLESLELVSNTSISDEYVIVSNSLKKLVLKDFWSVRLQISCTNLEEFNLFGIFFTWNHPNLMNCPSLICANVDFECDEVFMGVDIEIISHFQRVKELKFGSQFIKILSALNLEGHLSPPLLNNKFLTLDRPNFEEHSGGIECALHIYHVLEKLVIKLPFYKSQRTTNLPDLNDSGENYWNSNREVFDCLASHLKIIEINGLCESDDKCATYSASV encoded by the exons ATGAGTAAGAAAAACAAGAGAGTGACGTTGCAGTCCAAAGAGGAAGATCGCATTAGTTATTTGCCGGACTCTCTAGTTCAACATATCCTCTCCTTCTTGCCATCAACCAAAGATGCAATTCATACTACCCTTTTATCCAAGAGATGGCATAATCAATGGACTCGGGTTCCCGTCCTCATCTTCCATTCCGCTGGTATGCCTATCAAAAAATTCTCTAGATTCGTCGATTATACACTACTTCTCTGTGACTGCTCCAAGATCAAGAAATTCCACATGCAAACAGGTGATAATCACCATGTACAAGATTTTATCTGGAATATAAAAATCAGTTTTGCAATCAGAAAAGATGTGGAAGAGCTAATATTGGATTTCCGTTTTAATTATCTACAGCAGTACAGGTTGCCAGAATTTCTTTTCAAGCATGCTTCCTTGGTTAAACTACATACGTATGATTGTAATTTTGTTTCCATGCCTAATGGGAGTATAAGTTGGGGAAATCTCAAGGCATTGAATATAGAACATTGTCATTTTCCATCTAAAGCCATTGAAAATATTCTAAGAGGGAGTCCATCACTTGAATCCTTGGAATTAGTCTCCAATACTTCGATAAGTGATGAATATGTTATTGTTTCCAATTCGTTGAAAAAATTGGTCTTGAAAGATTTTTGGTCTGTTCGTCTTCAAATTTCTTGTACAAATCTTGAGGAATTCAAcctttttggtattttttttacttggaaCCACCCTAATTTAATGAATTGTCCATCTTTAATATGTGCTAATGTTGATTTTGAGTGTGATGAAGTATTTATGGGTGTTGATATTGAGATTATATCACACTTTCAGCGTGTCAAAGAGTTGAAATTTGGTAGCCAGTTTATCAAG ATACTCTCAGCTCTTAATTTGGAAGGTCACCTATCTCCTCCGTTGTTGAACAACAAATTCTTAACTTTAGACCGTCCTAATTTTGAAGAACATTCTGGTGGAATCGAATGTGCACTTCACATTTACCATGTGCTTGAGAAATTAGTTATAAAGTTGCCATTTTACAag TCTCAAAGGACAACAAATCTTCCAGACCTGAATGATTCTGGTGAGAATTATTGGAATTCAAACAGAGAAGTTTTTGATTGTCTGGCTTCACATCTAAAGATCATTGAGATTAATGGTCTATGCGAAAGTGATGATAAAT GTGCTACATACTCTGCCTCAGTTTGA
- the LOC136226389 gene encoding putative F-box/LRR-repeat protein At5g02930 isoform X3: protein MSKKNKRVTLQSKEEDRISYLPDSLVQHILSFLPSTKDAIHTTLLSKRWHNQWTRVPVLIFHSAGMPIKKFSRFVDYTLLLCDCSKIKKFHMQTGDNHHVQDFIWNIKISFAIRKDVEELILDFRFNYLQQYRLPEFLFKHASLVKLHTYDCNFVSMPNGSISWGNLKALNIEHCHFPSKAIENILRGSPSLESLELVSNTSISDEYVIVSNSLKKLVLKDFWSVRLQISCTNLEEFNLFGIFFTWNHPNLMNCPSLICANVDFECDEVFMGVDIEIISHFQRVKELKFGSQFIKILSALNLEGHLSPPLLNNKFLTLDRPNFEEHSGGIECALHIYHVLEKLVIKLPFYKSQRTTNLPDLNDSGENYWNSNREVFDCLASHLKIIEINGLCESDDK, encoded by the exons ATGAGTAAGAAAAACAAGAGAGTGACGTTGCAGTCCAAAGAGGAAGATCGCATTAGTTATTTGCCGGACTCTCTAGTTCAACATATCCTCTCCTTCTTGCCATCAACCAAAGATGCAATTCATACTACCCTTTTATCCAAGAGATGGCATAATCAATGGACTCGGGTTCCCGTCCTCATCTTCCATTCCGCTGGTATGCCTATCAAAAAATTCTCTAGATTCGTCGATTATACACTACTTCTCTGTGACTGCTCCAAGATCAAGAAATTCCACATGCAAACAGGTGATAATCACCATGTACAAGATTTTATCTGGAATATAAAAATCAGTTTTGCAATCAGAAAAGATGTGGAAGAGCTAATATTGGATTTCCGTTTTAATTATCTACAGCAGTACAGGTTGCCAGAATTTCTTTTCAAGCATGCTTCCTTGGTTAAACTACATACGTATGATTGTAATTTTGTTTCCATGCCTAATGGGAGTATAAGTTGGGGAAATCTCAAGGCATTGAATATAGAACATTGTCATTTTCCATCTAAAGCCATTGAAAATATTCTAAGAGGGAGTCCATCACTTGAATCCTTGGAATTAGTCTCCAATACTTCGATAAGTGATGAATATGTTATTGTTTCCAATTCGTTGAAAAAATTGGTCTTGAAAGATTTTTGGTCTGTTCGTCTTCAAATTTCTTGTACAAATCTTGAGGAATTCAAcctttttggtattttttttacttggaaCCACCCTAATTTAATGAATTGTCCATCTTTAATATGTGCTAATGTTGATTTTGAGTGTGATGAAGTATTTATGGGTGTTGATATTGAGATTATATCACACTTTCAGCGTGTCAAAGAGTTGAAATTTGGTAGCCAGTTTATCAAG ATACTCTCAGCTCTTAATTTGGAAGGTCACCTATCTCCTCCGTTGTTGAACAACAAATTCTTAACTTTAGACCGTCCTAATTTTGAAGAACATTCTGGTGGAATCGAATGTGCACTTCACATTTACCATGTGCTTGAGAAATTAGTTATAAAGTTGCCATTTTACAag TCTCAAAGGACAACAAATCTTCCAGACCTGAATGATTCTGGTGAGAATTATTGGAATTCAAACAGAGAAGTTTTTGATTGTCTGGCTTCACATCTAAAGATCATTGAGATTAATGGTCTATGCGAAAGTGATGATAAAT GA
- the LOC136226389 gene encoding F-box/LRR-repeat protein At5g02910-like isoform X1 — protein sequence MSKKNKRVTLQSKEEDRISYLPDSLVQHILSFLPSTKDAIHTTLLSKRWHNQWTRVPVLIFHSAGMPIKKFSRFVDYTLLLCDCSKIKKFHMQTGDNHHVQDFIWNIKISFAIRKDVEELILDFRFNYLQQYRLPEFLFKHASLVKLHTYDCNFVSMPNGSISWGNLKALNIEHCHFPSKAIENILRGSPSLESLELVSNTSISDEYVIVSNSLKKLVLKDFWSVRLQISCTNLEEFNLFGIFFTWNHPNLMNCPSLICANVDFECDEVFMGVDIEIISHFQRVKELKFGSQFIKILSALNLEGHLSPPLLNNKFLTLDRPNFEEHSGGIECALHIYHVLEKLVIKLPFYKSQRTTNLPDLNDSGENYWNSNREVFDCLASHLKIIEINGLCESDDKCKYILNFIEFLSARVLEKLVVILKDGGKDFVIQVSKKLLDFPRCSQHATVKLLCSN from the exons ATGAGTAAGAAAAACAAGAGAGTGACGTTGCAGTCCAAAGAGGAAGATCGCATTAGTTATTTGCCGGACTCTCTAGTTCAACATATCCTCTCCTTCTTGCCATCAACCAAAGATGCAATTCATACTACCCTTTTATCCAAGAGATGGCATAATCAATGGACTCGGGTTCCCGTCCTCATCTTCCATTCCGCTGGTATGCCTATCAAAAAATTCTCTAGATTCGTCGATTATACACTACTTCTCTGTGACTGCTCCAAGATCAAGAAATTCCACATGCAAACAGGTGATAATCACCATGTACAAGATTTTATCTGGAATATAAAAATCAGTTTTGCAATCAGAAAAGATGTGGAAGAGCTAATATTGGATTTCCGTTTTAATTATCTACAGCAGTACAGGTTGCCAGAATTTCTTTTCAAGCATGCTTCCTTGGTTAAACTACATACGTATGATTGTAATTTTGTTTCCATGCCTAATGGGAGTATAAGTTGGGGAAATCTCAAGGCATTGAATATAGAACATTGTCATTTTCCATCTAAAGCCATTGAAAATATTCTAAGAGGGAGTCCATCACTTGAATCCTTGGAATTAGTCTCCAATACTTCGATAAGTGATGAATATGTTATTGTTTCCAATTCGTTGAAAAAATTGGTCTTGAAAGATTTTTGGTCTGTTCGTCTTCAAATTTCTTGTACAAATCTTGAGGAATTCAAcctttttggtattttttttacttggaaCCACCCTAATTTAATGAATTGTCCATCTTTAATATGTGCTAATGTTGATTTTGAGTGTGATGAAGTATTTATGGGTGTTGATATTGAGATTATATCACACTTTCAGCGTGTCAAAGAGTTGAAATTTGGTAGCCAGTTTATCAAG ATACTCTCAGCTCTTAATTTGGAAGGTCACCTATCTCCTCCGTTGTTGAACAACAAATTCTTAACTTTAGACCGTCCTAATTTTGAAGAACATTCTGGTGGAATCGAATGTGCACTTCACATTTACCATGTGCTTGAGAAATTAGTTATAAAGTTGCCATTTTACAag TCTCAAAGGACAACAAATCTTCCAGACCTGAATGATTCTGGTGAGAATTATTGGAATTCAAACAGAGAAGTTTTTGATTGTCTGGCTTCACATCTAAAGATCATTGAGATTAATGGTCTATGCGAAAGTGATGATAAATGTAAGTATATTCTCAATTTCATTGAGTTTCTGAGTGCAAGAGTACTAGAAAAGTTGGTTGTGATATTAAAAGATGGTGGAAAAGATTTTGTGATTCAAGTTTCTAAAAAATTGCTGGACTTTCCAAGGTGTTCTCAACATGCTACGGTGAAGTTGTTATGTTCTAATTAG